CTGCTTCCAAAGTGCAGGGCACACTAAAATACTCAAACTGTGGTTCCTGCAGCATGACTGAATCTACAGAGAAAGAAACCTTTGAGCACGCAGTCTGTCGCGAAACATTAGAAAGACTAGAATATATTCACAGCATTCCCGTTATAGTCGCACACAACAGCAGCCGTTAAACATGACCTGTACTTCTGTaatgtctgattcatgaacaaaccACTCTTACTCTTATCCTTTTTCTTGAATCAGTTAAAGACTCATCTATCAATCAGTCTcaagtttgtgagctatcggattaaatgtactttaaatttGAGACACTCGTTTGGTTTAACTTTGTTGTTCATATACAGTTTAGAGTCTTTTATTGCATTAAAGTTGCTTAAATTAAAAACGAAATATTCAAATTCACAGCAATTCAAAACAAGATGCGTTTATTTGGGGAGaacttatatataataataaaatgtattattaatgtgttaattaaaacaacattaaaagctTTGCATTCGATATCTATTATTTTTcatcattcatacatttttttttacgttcAGTCATTTTAGTTCATACAGCAATATCTGTAAATCCTCTATATTACTTTATTTGTGTATTATCTTATCTTAGatgttaatacttttttttcaaagaatattTAATGAGTGTTTTTGTCTTAATGTGAGATCCTTTTACTCTCAAGTAAATAAAAAAGGGTAAAAAATGAGTATAAAAATTTGCAAGTgcaataagaaaaaaatagacttaaattaaacattaaatctataaaaaaacaaGTCTTTATATTTTCTGCAGTGTTGCTgctcaaataaatgtatcttaTTTTAAGGATTTTCGGgctttactgaaaataaaaatctatatttttatgtttaattcattattaattagtgttgtcaaacgattaatcacgattaatcgcatacataatatatgtatgtgtactatgtatatttattatgtatctataaaaacacatgcatgtatatatttaagaaaaatgttgcgtttatataatatatatttatatataatataaattatatgaatataaatatatacataaatacatgctataacaaaaattattttggatgcgattaataatttgacagcactattattaatgcattattaatacattttatacttgtaattaattataaaattacatttaaaagttgTTTCTgcagaatttgtttttgtttagtttacagTTAGAACTAATTGTGAGGGTGGCTTcttcaaactaaaaatttaaataactgaTAACGGAATCATTATAAGAAATCgagtttaaaaaagtgtaaaagtgTCATCTGAAATGGAATGATAACGGCTAAATCTCCTGCCATGATAAATGATATTATCTGCAGGCTTCCATTTTGTGCACAATGCAATACAACCCAACAAAGGCTGAAACACAAGACAGTCCAAAGAGGTCCAAGAGAGCATTTTCCCCTCTAGTCACTCGTAAATTGAGTTGTTCTTCGTGTCAAGCCTGAGTGGCACTGTAgtttctgtctcacacacactgcGTTATCTCCAATCCCAGCTTCGACAGCCTAGCACCCTCAACGGCTGAGTCGTTAATCACAGCAGCCAATTATCTTTTTAGAGACCATTTAATCACCAAAACATGTGGGTACAATACAACAAACTCAGCTGAGGTCAGAAACATTTGAATGAAAGTGCAAAATCAGCTATGTGTTCACTCAATACACTCCCATGCAGTTTTGCATTACTATAATATCTGTGCCATATCAGGTACCTGTCTGTAGCAATAAACATGTTGACAACTTTAACTTACATGAGGAAGATTATTTTAAGACTGTTGTTCTGAAAGAGAAAACGGAATGTAGTTTATGCTAATACTTGCTTTAGGTGCTTAGGGTTGTATTATGAATTGCAGGCATATTTCATAACTAACAGTGCTTGCAGTGTTCTTATTTTtgcttaaatgaatagttcatccaaatttgctgaaaatgtactctcatgccatccaagatgtagatgagtttgtttcttcatcagaacagatttggagaaatgtatccttacatcacttgctcaccaatggttgctatgcagtgaatgggtgccgtcagaatgagagtctaaacagctgataaaaacatcacaataacacaCAAGTAAACTACacaatcttgtgaagtgaaaagtgtacattttgggtgaactattccattaaagTGTCAGACCacagtttttctattttaatttgaaCTGGACTAACTATGGTATTTTGCTAAAAACAAGGCCGCCATGGTAGATTTTTTTCAAAGGGATTGCTATGCATTTGAACTTATATATACGAATAACTCTCAAAACTGAATGCTGCAAGTCAATTAAAATCTTTAGAATTGCTGTTCCATACTAAATGATAATATGCTGTGTTTAAAAGGCCGATCAAGATATGATTCAAAGGGAAATCATATTACTGCATGCTCATAGTTATGCTGTTTCTCTGTTCAAACTTGTAATCCTAAAGTATTACTCATCAAAAATCATTTGTACAACCAacaattgtgttgtgttttaaacGAAATTTCTATTGAATAATGTCCtatgttttttaaaaagtctACATAATCTTCAGAAATGAACGACTCCTATTTTGAAGCCTTAAAATACAATCAGCAGAAGCAATAAGCTAAACGCTGGATGTAAATGAATTATACCACGGTTACATGACTTTAACTCCACCATTAATGGCTCttttaatcataatttaaaacatttcccCAAAAGGTTTGAGAGGATAGTTTGAAAGAGTGTAAACACAACAAGGCTGTAAAAAAACGGTCAAGTGAATGCCTTTTTCATTTATTACTGATGgattttatgttgtagaataaacTTGAGCCAGAAGTGCTTGTTTCTGggttttcttctctgtctcctttCATCAGAATACAGCATATGTTTGCCTTAGTTTCTCAAGAAAAGTCTGATAAACATCAGGCTGGTCTAGACTgctttttttacatgcaaaaatgAGAAGAAAACATTAAGTCGTGCAAAAAACAAAGTGAGAAGACCCTATAAAGCCTTATAAGCAAACCTTATTTGCAGAACTATATCAATAACTCCCTCTTAGGCCTAATATCAGAATTTAGAGTTGTAACTAtccatttaacaataaataagatAAGATGAAGTCTCATTTAATTCACTGAATTATACAacatttaatacataaataacattGATGTTGTGACAAAAACAATCATTTCgggcacactttattttaaggtaccgttctcgctattaacaaaccattaactacaacttcTGCCTTCAATAAactactaatttgctgcttattaataataagtaagtaggattagggatgtagaacatCGTCATGCAGAATAGAGCTATGGGCTTAATAAgctctaataaacagccaatatgttattaatatGCATGCAAGTAAgttgtgagaattggtccctacacTAAAGTGTTATCATCATTTCATTAAAATGACTCATACTAGCCTATTTATTATTCAAGGGCTAAAGGTACTTTCCGTTTCTGATCCACTCTTGGAGTTTATTGATATTGTTTTGAGTTGAAATGAGGTCATTAAGTTTGTTTGGAATAACGCTATATCATCATATTGGTATCCAGCCTCACGCCTCCTCGTGAAGACTCTGTGAAGCATCACATATTGAATTTGGCGCTCAAATGCACTGTGATAAATGAGAAATGTTCTGTACATTGAGTTAActgtattaaagaacattacatgtTTAGACCTCATTATTTAGCCCAAGTACACTAAAAGAACTCCCACAGTCATTTTCTATTCACTGTAAATATGCAGAAATCTAAGGCCTCTTGCAAAATATGTTACCAAGACTCTGGTATAAATCATcattccaagatgtagatgagtttgattcTTTATCTAAAAGATCTGGAGAAattacattacatcacttgctcaccaatggatgctctgcagtgaatgggtgccgtcagaatgaaagtccaaacagctgataaaaaaatcacaataatccacaagcaatccacaccaTTCCATCAGTACattagttaacatcttgtgaagtgaaaagctttgtaagaaacaaatccatcaatgcATTTTATCCATTGAGTCCATAACCCATAACAATGCTTCCTCCAatgaaaagtccatcccctgttgtcctctcacatctaAATACACggaaatatttgttttgaatgGTTTTGCACTGATGTATATTtcgtattttaaaaatattttttgcatatttctctcctgattcagacgagctgactttttcactggagaaatcaATATTATGGATAACGGCCCGGAAGAAAAAGTTTCCCTTTCAGAAGGTTAATAATCTACACCCATCTGAATGCatttgttgtttaatgttttaaatatatttgtgtaaacATATTCAACTACTACCTGTTGGTGAGCAATGTGACCTTGCACAAATTATGTTTATGCAACACACACTAGAGTCAATAACTAACAACAGATCTACATCACAACCAGTCATAATCAAAGGACAGTAAAAATACAATCAATGCTAATAAGAAATGCACTAGCAAATAGGTTTTATTTGTTTCCTTTTTGTGTGCAGACAATAAAATTGACTGAAGCTGCAGTAGATGAACAAAACAGCAGATATTGACACACAATCTGCTACTGTCCTTCTGTACTTCTACAGTCATATTGACAAATGACTCCTCTCTCACTCTACATGGGTGCTGAAAATCTTTCATAAATGCAGCACGATTGGTCAAAACGTTCAACTGACAAAACCATGTCTTAAATGAATGGTCCCTTTATACAGATTATCTGTGGGAATTCGAGATTAAGGTGTACTGGACCTAAAGTCCATTATAGATTCATTCAGCCAGATCAATTTACTGGACTTTCTGGCAGGCAGCAATTTACTTCTCTCTCCGTCTCTTCAGCCACAGATAAGCGATCAGGATGGTAGCAGAGGCCTGGACTGATGCGGACAGACCGAAGCGATGGAGGAGACAACGCCAGACCCTGCTTTCGTGGACGTGGACCAGGGTTTGACCCTGACATGCATCGCCTTTCTCTGTCTGCTGCTGGTGGCAATGATCATCCGCTGTGCCAAAGTCATCATGGACCCTTACAGCGCCATTCCCACCTCCACCTGGGAGGAGCAGCACTTGGACGACTAGCAGATTTTCCCATGACCTTGGCAAATAAACATGCACCTGCATTCAATCAAACCCTAACATCATGTTACAACCAGTAGACAGATGTCTGTGGGATATTTAAGTTGCTAGTCATCTTCTCGCATACAGCATCACTAGCTTTGAAGTCGTCTTTATGGAAACTGGGTTGAATTCTTCCCAACCAACACTGTTTTATACAAGAAGGCATGAATCCCGAAATGAAGTTGATTTTGACACCCATATCCTTTTTTGCCCCTGCCCTGAATGGGCTTCAGTTAAATGAAAACGAAATCACTCCAAAGCGAAGCACAAACAAGCCAAAATCAGACACTTCCAACCACACTAACCTGACGTTCTCACAACCAATGCATCCTGAATTTGTAGTTAAACAAGGGagcaaattcatatttttatatttcataatgataAATGATATACACATTCAAGTAAGGCACTGAAAACTGCATTTTTAGCATTGCCACAAGGGGTGCTATAGCTGTCTTCTTAATGTCAATTTTCTTTTTCACAGTCATGGTGAAGCAACAGTTTGCTTAAAGGCTAGTTAACAGCCAGCATGTTTATTTATGGTTTATTGGCACAGTAATTTGCTGTTAACTCTATCACCCCCTTGAGTAGCACCACTGCAAATACAATATTTACAATTGGACTGCATACTTGTAATACATTGGTCAAGCATTCACATTTACAGACTTGCACAAAGTATGATCTTAATCATGATTATCTTTTGCAAGAAGACACAAACTTGACTGAAGGCCTTGTGGAAATGGCTAAAGATGAAAAATGCCATAAATGGTTGCATTTATCTTAACGTTGTCTTTACAAGAGCATCTGTCTCTTTCATCAGCTCTTATATGATCTGATCCCTTGATGTGGTTTAATCATGTTGTCCTTGATGACTTGTATGCATTTGCAGAGAGCTATAGTCTGCATGATATCAAGTGCCTCAGCTGAAGTCATATAAATGAAGTCATGAATGAATGTATCCTTCATTCATGTGAAGGACAAAACAACTAAATGCCAGTGTCCTGTTTGATAAGAAAATGCAAATGTACAACATGTCTGTTCCTAACCACAATAAAGATAATAGTAATTCCAACATATTTGGTGAATTATCACCAACTATTCGGTGAGTGCACTACAGATCTTATGACTGGAAATCCTAAAGCTTTATAATGGGAATTTAAATGGCCTTACACAACagtttggggggaggggggtatAAACAAGTCATATCatgtttatataacattttagatCATAGCCTAtatattgtgtcaaagcagctttgctgtaataaacagaaaaataacagtGTTGCAAAAATCATCAATTTTGAAACaacttcagtttaaaaaaatacgTAAAGCAAATACAGAATAGTGTCAGCTCAATTCATTTCAACAGtgattcagttcaataacagttGTAAAGTTAATTGAATTCAGTTATAAACCAACATTACAGAAGATTACAGATATAGATTATTGAGCTGAGCTATTCTTTCACATTTCAGCCTTATTATTCAGTGTAAGTGCTTCTAACAATCCAGACAATCATGAATCAGTACGTGACAAGTGGTTCTCAAACCACTGACTCGAAATAAGCCGAATTAACAATTCACTGACTCAGTCAGATATGCGTATGATGTTACTGTCTGGCAGTTATAACTACACAAATACGAAGCAGATCATCAAAACCATCTATTTGAAAGAATTCAAAAGAACACATTTGTTTGCCCATACATTATCCGTCATTCATGAATCACTACACGACGAGCGATTCTCAAATGAACAACTCCCAATGCTTTAAAACGAGAACCACTACTTTCAAACGTACCTAGTATTACCCGACTCGAAACAAGTCGAATATACAATTTACTGACTCATTGAACCAATAAATGgctcactgctgtgattggctatcagttgtgtatgtttgacagccaATGTCCTTCATAGGTGTGCTGTTGTGTTTCAGGTTAAAAATCCATAAATAACTCAATACAGATCAAACTACCTGTTTAACAGAAAGCAATAGTGATcacgtaataaaaacagttacacgCACTTGTGTGTTGTGACATTACTGTATGATCCAATACACTTGGCACAgcattgttatttattttcagtctttttttcaaataattttgtgcaaattgtgccttgtttgtaaacgaatccatggtaaaatgaagtgaacaaaggactGAGTTCTTAATGAGTCTGGGtcttctttaaaggggtcatatgatgcgattaaaatttttcctttctctttggagtgttaaaagctcttggtgcatacagaagatctgtaaagtttcaaagactaaagtctcaaacccaaagggatattctttataaaagttaagcatCAACCACGCCATCCTAAAACGGCTTgatctaacatgcccccacatgtctacgtcatgatGTGTGAAGATCTGCATAACGCCATCAAAATGTtcagcaaagaaagaaggtgtaattTTTGATTCTCATTGATGCTGCTGCCGCCATGTTGTGAAGACGCTGTTTCGTTgtgaaaatctaaattattttgcttggccttccaaaagaggacacaactagaagtcagtggttaatttgtatttacaacactgttccagaacagttcaacccaaatattcagatgtgtgcagcgcatttcaggacgaggactgtttcctgtgagagtagcctacaatgccggtgtctgtttctgTAAAGTGGGGCAACtctaactttgcaaggacagtctggtgctcctcactcacagtctgtaagtatgtttacatatgtaaaggattttgCCATTCAAGCACGTTTTGATCAGTTTAAAGTAGCGCCTGTTGTTTGTAGTTTCTCCagacattgttttatgtttacgctGTGCGATACACACtgcaacatgtaaaaagacagtatagtcattataatcagtaattatgtccccactggatgcaacaaatgcctcatatgtaatgggttttattgggttTGTCTCGTCGTGCCGGgagacagcatcacagtatggtaagcaGAGGTATTCAACCAATCACAAggtactggatagctggccaatcagagcacacatcgcttttcagaatgatgagctttgtaaaaatagaTGAGTTTCAGAaaagcggggcatagaggagaaacaataatgtacagtatgtggaaagtaatgtttttttaaccttaaaccacaaaaacacatttaattacaccaaatacacaaaataatgttctttttagcaaagtCATATAACCCATTTAAAACattcatactgttttttttttgtttgtttttcacaaCTTGGCTCTGTGCAGCATTTTTGTTGTCTTCAGAGCATCTTTATCATTTGGTTTATGTGTAGACCTTCGCCTTCACCTTTCATTATTTACACTACATGCGTGAAtgggtgggtggggctaaacaggcagtaatGTTGATCTTCTTCTGTGGAGGCGGCGCTTATCCTCACTATTACATCAGCTGTTGTTTTGGCAAACtgccttcaatataagctgtttttagactaacgacAAAatttttgagttctgaaacatGTTTTTATGGTACAATGACCTCTTTTATGtgaaaagatcaagggaattttgatttctcagttcatgaccatTCTTTAACACAAGCAGAGTCATCGAAACCATCTGCTTGAATGAATTCCAAAGAACAGATTCATTTGTTTACAATCATCCACTGATAGAAAGCCTCACTGACACAGCGAATCAAAGTTCTTAGAACATCTCAAATCCTTTACCTGTCAAGAAGGTCTTATCTCCGCAACCtgaagtatttaaaaaagaatttaaaGGTAATGACAAAAAAGCATTACAGTGACAAATTGTACATGCTCTAAATTCAAAGACAGTACTACTGAGGAGCTTGACAGAAAGTTATCACTTTCATTAAAAATAGATTGTTTTTCCTCTGATCACTCCCTCCTTTATCTCATACACTCAGAGGAAACAGCTCTTAAAATGAGCCGATGATTCAGCACAGCAAAAGCATTTGTTGTCCATCATAAGAACCACAAGTTCCCCTCCTCTCAACACGAGTATTTTTTTCCACAGTGCAGCGCGATCGATCAACCCTTCAGCTTTTCATTTGCTATTCAATTCATTTATATGCTACAAATCATTTTCCTGGCAGTGTGGCCAACATTTTACTTAACTCTTATCAAGGTTTGCATTATAAATGGTTAAGAGGCTTTTTGAAAACAAACTCTTtcttttagttagttagttagtttgtaGAGTCCAGACACAAAGAATAAAAGAGCTCCTGATTTGAAATACTGCAGAAAGACATTACTACTACTCTAGGCCAGGTGGTTCATGATGgaaagtacatttttttaaatgatcaagcAGCACTTTCAAGGGTTCAATTATGTTcagtacaattattttaatataagagtgcatttgcatttgcatttggaaTTATTCATCAAATGTAGCCCAGAAATGTTTTGCTTACCATTTTTTTCACAACAATGATTAACTTCCAGTATGAAACTAATGGAACATTAAATAATCAAatgagttgttgtttttgttttgggatTTGTTCACATTGTACTTCAACACGTATCTAATGCATTAGACATGGATTTTATAGCCTAAAATGATATACATAAAATGcactttttacttttttggacATGCACTGATAGATTTTGCATAATAAGACCAGGAggaattatttaaaaagttaaatagttaaaaatataacactataaaaataaatttaaataaatatatattaatatatattaataaatatttaaatgtaaataaataaatacatttatatatatatatatatatatgtgtgtgtgtgtgtgtattatttcaGCTAGTCgacaaggcaacatttttaataTCCTTTTTATCTTTTAGTTAACTTGAAGAGCTATATAACTAAAAGTATTCGAATAATAACtagagacatatatatatatttcaaaggcTGCTCTGTTTCTGTTTTCTAACATCCCGTTTACTGCATCCCTACTCGATGTCAAGCTGACTATGCTCTTTCCACACCCTCCAAACAGATTCAACAGATTCCCATCCATCAAACGCTCTGTCAGAGCTTCTCAGACTCCTTTTCTGCAGCCTAATTCAGATTATCTAACCCGTCCTCCGGTCATTCCTGTTCTTCAGAACCTTTTAAAGTCTAACCTGCAAAAAAAGAATACACTTGAATTGTAATTTTAGGAAGTATTTCTGTGAAAGCATGTACCAGACTTTCAGGAATATACCTTGGTCAAACTCAGACATTTAACTTTCTTAATTATGACTTGATGATGTGTGAAATGGTGAGAAAATGAAGGATGAAGTTATGAGCTGGATTTGGCCATATAATCGCTCTCTGAAAGAATGGGAGTTACATTAAGTTCATTATTGTATGTTTGCAACCATACTTTGGCattacacatatttttgtaatgtCAAAATGACGGTCCAACTACCACAGAACATCTCAGAATTCATCAAATTTATACTCTTATACTTCTGTTTTCCCTCCAAGAATTTTTGGTAGAATTTTGAGGCAGAATTTTCATAATAtctaaaacaataattttaattttaagtaaaaaaaaaaaaaaagaaatctgtaaaatgtgctaattattataattgtaatgattttattttatttttttttctgtttagcccAGTGTACCCCCCTTACTGTATCTTCAAATTTCTTATACTAAtaaaaaatagtcaaataaatTAACTACATTAAAATTCAAGCGAAGTGAAAGTGATGGAAAGTGAAGTCGAGGACACAGGAAAGACCTATGAATTGGTTTTccattaaaacacaaaaatattaaacggaTATTGTGGTAAAATGTGATCTCAATCTCTATAAAACTgacagaaacatgaaaatgtaataaGACAATGTACTGCACAGTGCATCCAAAACAAGTCGAGTTTGCATTATGTGTCACCAAGTGTAAAATCTGTTAAAAGTTGAATTATTTCATTTCCAATCAGTGTTAATGTGTTTACATCGGTGTTCTGGCATTTGTTTGAAAGCTCTGAAATTAGCTGTGTGCTGCTAACtgaaccttcacacacacacacacacacacacacacacacacacacacacacacacacacacacacacacacac
The genomic region above belongs to Carassius carassius chromosome 3, fCarCar2.1, whole genome shotgun sequence and contains:
- the LOC132113937 gene encoding cortexin domain-containing 1 protein-like; its protein translation is MEETTPDPAFVDVDQGLTLTCIAFLCLLLVAMIIRCAKVIMDPYSAIPTSTWEEQHLDD